One genomic window of Dunckerocampus dactyliophorus isolate RoL2022-P2 chromosome 7, RoL_Ddac_1.1, whole genome shotgun sequence includes the following:
- the LOC129185709 gene encoding doublecortin domain-containing protein 2-like isoform X1, which translates to MGSEKPNFLSQPVVKNVFMYRNGDPYYEARRIVINQKRVCNFETLLREVTGGIKAPFGAVRNIYTPRGGHKVDCLDSLQSGEQYVAAGRERFKKLDYLQIGSRKKRMLQNLPFQPKPLPSNRISVSARFLKPIKEPCPIFVVANGDTLNPAIRLLIHQRMLSQFERILEMITEKMGLRVLGGVRSLFTYEGQQVTDGTQLESGQLYVAVGRERFKKLSYSDLLFSKPRGARRANGMKTCTLPPIYRFPKQNGNSKSVVRCGDSGGSESKASPPSHNGSNKEHLSSIVREISQARLLSLRKKRSGQSMSLGLCDNDDLDSKTDGGNCDRQSPQDQPAEEEPTSGDTKSSAGNDEKAEEEEASDENTTDKDTSVSKEEQADKEMNGQTKGDTEDETGAAKSEYEEDVSEEQAGKKEVEENKEALDESKDAVHESNEALDDCKDDLDEDKDSLDESTEISDENEEAPDERNEISDENKEVLDESKESVTHETEGKTADVSEGAADESKDSDDSHDDNAENSKKESADEQNEEVADENEEVADENKEELADERKEEDTNEKKEAHADESKEEDTNEKKDELADESKEEVTNENKEQITDESKDEVADGVSDDEVDDEVTNKSNGENKSLPPSEDQNNECDENINDNTKDHIHKDESGEDHNENKQHSDQEKSQ; encoded by the exons ATGGGATCAGAGAAGCCTAACTTTCTGTCCCAACCTGTGGTGAAGAACGTCTTCATGTACCGCAATGGTGACCCATACTACGAGGCTCGAAGGATTGTGATTAACCAGAAGAGAGTATGCAATTTTGAGACCTTGCTGAGAGAAGTGACGGGTGGCATCAAGGCGCCTTTTGGAGCGGTGAGGAACATCTACACTCCTCGTGGAGGACACAAAGTGGACTGTCTGGACAGCCTTCAGAGTGGGGAGCAGTATGTCGCTGCTGGGAGGGAGAGATTTAAAAAGTTAGA TTATTTACAGATCGGTTCCAGAAAGAAGAGGATGTTGCAAAATCTTCCATTTCAG CCCAAACCACTTCCATCAAATCGGATATCTGTGTCAGCCAGATTCCTGAAACCAATTAAGGAGCCATGTCCAATCTT TGTGGTGGCTAACGGGGACACTCTGAACCCTGCGATAAGGCTGCTGATCCACCAGAGGATGCTGAGCcagtttgaaagaatactagaGATGATCACAGAGAAGATGGGTTTGAGAGTCCTTGGCGGCGTGAGaag TCTTTTCACTTATGAAGGCCAGCAGGTGACCGATGGCACTCAGCTGGAGAGTGGTCAGCTGTACGTGGCCGTGGGCAGAGAAAGATTTAAGAAGCTCTCCTACAGTGACCTCCTCTTCAGCAAACCTCGAGGGGCGCGGAGAGCCAATGG AATGAAAACGTGCACTCTGCCACCAATCTACAGATTCccaaaacaaaatggaaat AGTAAGTCGGTGGTCCGGTGCGGTGACAGTGGAGGGAGTGAGTCGAAGGCCTCGCCTCCAAGCCACAATGGCAGCAACAAGGAGCACCTGTCCTCCATCGTGAGAGAGATCTCTCAAGCCAGACTCCTCTCCCTAAGAAAGAAGAGGAGCGGACAGAGCATGAGCCTGGGTCTCTGTGACAATG ATGACTTAGATTCGAAGACTGATGGTGGAAATTGTGATCGGCAATCTCCTCAAGACCAGCCAGCTGAAGAG GAACCTACATCAGGTGATACAAAATCATCAGCGGGCAATGATGAAAAGGCTGAAGAGGAGGAAGCCTCTGATGAAAATACCACTGACAAGGACACTTCCGTCAGTAAAGAAGAACAAGCAGATAAGGAGATGAATGGTCAGACAAAGGGAGACACAGAGGATGAAACTGGGGCAGCAAAGAGTGAATATGAGGAAGACGTCTCTGAAGAGCAGGCAGGGAAGAAAGAAGTGGAGGAGAATAAAGAGGCCTTGGATGAGAGTAAGGATGCCGTGCATGAGAGTAACGAGGCCTTAGATGACTGCAAGGATGACTTAGATGAGGACAAGGATTCCTTAGATGAGAGTACAGAGATTTCAGATGAGAATGAGGAGGCCCCAGATGAGAGAAATGAAATCTCAGATGAGAATAAGGAGGTTTTGGATGAGAGTAAGGAATCAGTTACACATGAGACTGAGGGGAAGACTGCAGATGTCAGTGAGGGGGCAGCAGATGAAAGTAAGGATTCAGATGACAGTCATGACGACAATGCAGAGAACAGTAAAAAGGAGTCTGCAGACGAGCAAAATGAGGAGGTTGCTGATGAAAATGAAGAGGTTGCTGATGAAAATAAGGAGGAGCTTGCAGATGAGCGTAAGGAGGAAGACACTAATGAGAAAAAGGAGGCGCATGCAGATGAGAGTAAGGAGGAAGACACTAATGAGAAAAAGGATGAGCTTGCAGATGAGAGTAAGGAGGAAGTCACCAATGAGAATAAAGAGCAAATCACAGATGAGAGTAAGGATGAGGTAGCAGATGGGGTTTCAGATGACGAGGTTGATGATGAGGTTACAAATAAGAGTAACGGTGAAAATAAGTCTCTTCCACCTTCTGAGGACCAAAATAATGAGTGTGACGAAAATATTAACGACAATACCAAAGATCACattcataaagatgaaagtggTGAGGATCATAACGAGAACAAACAGCACAGTgaccaagaaaaaagtcaatag
- the LOC129185709 gene encoding doublecortin domain-containing protein 2-like isoform X2: MGSEKPNFLSQPVVKNVFMYRNGDPYYEARRIVINQKRVCNFETLLREVTGGIKAPFGAVRNIYTPRGGHKVDCLDSLQSGEQYVAAGRERFKNYLQIGSRKKRMLQNLPFQPKPLPSNRISVSARFLKPIKEPCPIFVVANGDTLNPAIRLLIHQRMLSQFERILEMITEKMGLRVLGGVRSLFTYEGQQVTDGTQLESGQLYVAVGRERFKKLSYSDLLFSKPRGARRANGMKTCTLPPIYRFPKQNGNSKSVVRCGDSGGSESKASPPSHNGSNKEHLSSIVREISQARLLSLRKKRSGQSMSLGLCDNDDLDSKTDGGNCDRQSPQDQPAEEEPTSGDTKSSAGNDEKAEEEEASDENTTDKDTSVSKEEQADKEMNGQTKGDTEDETGAAKSEYEEDVSEEQAGKKEVEENKEALDESKDAVHESNEALDDCKDDLDEDKDSLDESTEISDENEEAPDERNEISDENKEVLDESKESVTHETEGKTADVSEGAADESKDSDDSHDDNAENSKKESADEQNEEVADENEEVADENKEELADERKEEDTNEKKEAHADESKEEDTNEKKDELADESKEEVTNENKEQITDESKDEVADGVSDDEVDDEVTNKSNGENKSLPPSEDQNNECDENINDNTKDHIHKDESGEDHNENKQHSDQEKSQ, translated from the exons ATGGGATCAGAGAAGCCTAACTTTCTGTCCCAACCTGTGGTGAAGAACGTCTTCATGTACCGCAATGGTGACCCATACTACGAGGCTCGAAGGATTGTGATTAACCAGAAGAGAGTATGCAATTTTGAGACCTTGCTGAGAGAAGTGACGGGTGGCATCAAGGCGCCTTTTGGAGCGGTGAGGAACATCTACACTCCTCGTGGAGGACACAAAGTGGACTGTCTGGACAGCCTTCAGAGTGGGGAGCAGTATGTCGCTGCTGGGAGGGAGAGATTTAAAAA TTATTTACAGATCGGTTCCAGAAAGAAGAGGATGTTGCAAAATCTTCCATTTCAG CCCAAACCACTTCCATCAAATCGGATATCTGTGTCAGCCAGATTCCTGAAACCAATTAAGGAGCCATGTCCAATCTT TGTGGTGGCTAACGGGGACACTCTGAACCCTGCGATAAGGCTGCTGATCCACCAGAGGATGCTGAGCcagtttgaaagaatactagaGATGATCACAGAGAAGATGGGTTTGAGAGTCCTTGGCGGCGTGAGaag TCTTTTCACTTATGAAGGCCAGCAGGTGACCGATGGCACTCAGCTGGAGAGTGGTCAGCTGTACGTGGCCGTGGGCAGAGAAAGATTTAAGAAGCTCTCCTACAGTGACCTCCTCTTCAGCAAACCTCGAGGGGCGCGGAGAGCCAATGG AATGAAAACGTGCACTCTGCCACCAATCTACAGATTCccaaaacaaaatggaaat AGTAAGTCGGTGGTCCGGTGCGGTGACAGTGGAGGGAGTGAGTCGAAGGCCTCGCCTCCAAGCCACAATGGCAGCAACAAGGAGCACCTGTCCTCCATCGTGAGAGAGATCTCTCAAGCCAGACTCCTCTCCCTAAGAAAGAAGAGGAGCGGACAGAGCATGAGCCTGGGTCTCTGTGACAATG ATGACTTAGATTCGAAGACTGATGGTGGAAATTGTGATCGGCAATCTCCTCAAGACCAGCCAGCTGAAGAG GAACCTACATCAGGTGATACAAAATCATCAGCGGGCAATGATGAAAAGGCTGAAGAGGAGGAAGCCTCTGATGAAAATACCACTGACAAGGACACTTCCGTCAGTAAAGAAGAACAAGCAGATAAGGAGATGAATGGTCAGACAAAGGGAGACACAGAGGATGAAACTGGGGCAGCAAAGAGTGAATATGAGGAAGACGTCTCTGAAGAGCAGGCAGGGAAGAAAGAAGTGGAGGAGAATAAAGAGGCCTTGGATGAGAGTAAGGATGCCGTGCATGAGAGTAACGAGGCCTTAGATGACTGCAAGGATGACTTAGATGAGGACAAGGATTCCTTAGATGAGAGTACAGAGATTTCAGATGAGAATGAGGAGGCCCCAGATGAGAGAAATGAAATCTCAGATGAGAATAAGGAGGTTTTGGATGAGAGTAAGGAATCAGTTACACATGAGACTGAGGGGAAGACTGCAGATGTCAGTGAGGGGGCAGCAGATGAAAGTAAGGATTCAGATGACAGTCATGACGACAATGCAGAGAACAGTAAAAAGGAGTCTGCAGACGAGCAAAATGAGGAGGTTGCTGATGAAAATGAAGAGGTTGCTGATGAAAATAAGGAGGAGCTTGCAGATGAGCGTAAGGAGGAAGACACTAATGAGAAAAAGGAGGCGCATGCAGATGAGAGTAAGGAGGAAGACACTAATGAGAAAAAGGATGAGCTTGCAGATGAGAGTAAGGAGGAAGTCACCAATGAGAATAAAGAGCAAATCACAGATGAGAGTAAGGATGAGGTAGCAGATGGGGTTTCAGATGACGAGGTTGATGATGAGGTTACAAATAAGAGTAACGGTGAAAATAAGTCTCTTCCACCTTCTGAGGACCAAAATAATGAGTGTGACGAAAATATTAACGACAATACCAAAGATCACattcataaagatgaaagtggTGAGGATCATAACGAGAACAAACAGCACAGTgaccaagaaaaaagtcaatag
- the LOC129185709 gene encoding protein starmaker-like isoform X3, which yields MLQNLPFQPKPLPSNRISVSARFLKPIKEPCPIFVVANGDTLNPAIRLLIHQRMLSQFERILEMITEKMGLRVLGGVRSLFTYEGQQVTDGTQLESGQLYVAVGRERFKKLSYSDLLFSKPRGARRANGMKTCTLPPIYRFPKQNGNSKSVVRCGDSGGSESKASPPSHNGSNKEHLSSIVREISQARLLSLRKKRSGQSMSLGLCDNDDLDSKTDGGNCDRQSPQDQPAEEEPTSGDTKSSAGNDEKAEEEEASDENTTDKDTSVSKEEQADKEMNGQTKGDTEDETGAAKSEYEEDVSEEQAGKKEVEENKEALDESKDAVHESNEALDDCKDDLDEDKDSLDESTEISDENEEAPDERNEISDENKEVLDESKESVTHETEGKTADVSEGAADESKDSDDSHDDNAENSKKESADEQNEEVADENEEVADENKEELADERKEEDTNEKKEAHADESKEEDTNEKKDELADESKEEVTNENKEQITDESKDEVADGVSDDEVDDEVTNKSNGENKSLPPSEDQNNECDENINDNTKDHIHKDESGEDHNENKQHSDQEKSQ from the exons ATGTTGCAAAATCTTCCATTTCAG CCCAAACCACTTCCATCAAATCGGATATCTGTGTCAGCCAGATTCCTGAAACCAATTAAGGAGCCATGTCCAATCTT TGTGGTGGCTAACGGGGACACTCTGAACCCTGCGATAAGGCTGCTGATCCACCAGAGGATGCTGAGCcagtttgaaagaatactagaGATGATCACAGAGAAGATGGGTTTGAGAGTCCTTGGCGGCGTGAGaag TCTTTTCACTTATGAAGGCCAGCAGGTGACCGATGGCACTCAGCTGGAGAGTGGTCAGCTGTACGTGGCCGTGGGCAGAGAAAGATTTAAGAAGCTCTCCTACAGTGACCTCCTCTTCAGCAAACCTCGAGGGGCGCGGAGAGCCAATGG AATGAAAACGTGCACTCTGCCACCAATCTACAGATTCccaaaacaaaatggaaat AGTAAGTCGGTGGTCCGGTGCGGTGACAGTGGAGGGAGTGAGTCGAAGGCCTCGCCTCCAAGCCACAATGGCAGCAACAAGGAGCACCTGTCCTCCATCGTGAGAGAGATCTCTCAAGCCAGACTCCTCTCCCTAAGAAAGAAGAGGAGCGGACAGAGCATGAGCCTGGGTCTCTGTGACAATG ATGACTTAGATTCGAAGACTGATGGTGGAAATTGTGATCGGCAATCTCCTCAAGACCAGCCAGCTGAAGAG GAACCTACATCAGGTGATACAAAATCATCAGCGGGCAATGATGAAAAGGCTGAAGAGGAGGAAGCCTCTGATGAAAATACCACTGACAAGGACACTTCCGTCAGTAAAGAAGAACAAGCAGATAAGGAGATGAATGGTCAGACAAAGGGAGACACAGAGGATGAAACTGGGGCAGCAAAGAGTGAATATGAGGAAGACGTCTCTGAAGAGCAGGCAGGGAAGAAAGAAGTGGAGGAGAATAAAGAGGCCTTGGATGAGAGTAAGGATGCCGTGCATGAGAGTAACGAGGCCTTAGATGACTGCAAGGATGACTTAGATGAGGACAAGGATTCCTTAGATGAGAGTACAGAGATTTCAGATGAGAATGAGGAGGCCCCAGATGAGAGAAATGAAATCTCAGATGAGAATAAGGAGGTTTTGGATGAGAGTAAGGAATCAGTTACACATGAGACTGAGGGGAAGACTGCAGATGTCAGTGAGGGGGCAGCAGATGAAAGTAAGGATTCAGATGACAGTCATGACGACAATGCAGAGAACAGTAAAAAGGAGTCTGCAGACGAGCAAAATGAGGAGGTTGCTGATGAAAATGAAGAGGTTGCTGATGAAAATAAGGAGGAGCTTGCAGATGAGCGTAAGGAGGAAGACACTAATGAGAAAAAGGAGGCGCATGCAGATGAGAGTAAGGAGGAAGACACTAATGAGAAAAAGGATGAGCTTGCAGATGAGAGTAAGGAGGAAGTCACCAATGAGAATAAAGAGCAAATCACAGATGAGAGTAAGGATGAGGTAGCAGATGGGGTTTCAGATGACGAGGTTGATGATGAGGTTACAAATAAGAGTAACGGTGAAAATAAGTCTCTTCCACCTTCTGAGGACCAAAATAATGAGTGTGACGAAAATATTAACGACAATACCAAAGATCACattcataaagatgaaagtggTGAGGATCATAACGAGAACAAACAGCACAGTgaccaagaaaaaagtcaatag